GCAGCATCTTGCTCTGGGACCCTCAGTGAGTCAGAGCTGGGACATAGGCGTCTGAGCTCTGACTCTGATCACAGCACATCCCTACTCAAAGGCCTCCAGTGACTCACCCAGCTTGCAAGATGCCTCTACCTGCTATTCAAGGTCCTCCAGAGTCAGGCCCTGACCTGACTCAATGCAAAGAGCATAGCCTgggaataaatatttgcaaatgatgtgacctaCAAGGGCTTCATTTCCAAAACTGCTCatacaaacagcttatacaactcaatgacGACAGTAACAAAATCCAAttgaaaaaatgggcagaagatctaagtagacatttctccaaagaagacatacagatggccaataggcacatgagaagatgctcaacatgtcaattattacagaaatgcagatcaaaactacaatgagataccacctcacactgattagaatggccatcatcaagttcagttcagttcagtcgctcagtcgtgtccgactctttgcaaccccatgaatcgcagcacaccaggcctccctgtccatcaccaactcccggagtttactcaaacccatgtccatcgagttggtgatgccatccaactatctcatcctctgttgtccccttctcttcctgcccccaattcctcccagcatcagggcttttcccaatgagtcaactctttgcatgaggtggccaaagtactggagtttcagcttcagcatcagtccttccaatgaacacccaggactgatctcctttaggatggactgcttggatctccttgcagtccacaggactctcaagagtcttctccaacaccatagttcaaaagcatcaatttttcggtgctgagctttctttatagtccaactctcacatccatacatgaccagtggaaaaaccatagccttgatcagaaggacctttgttggcaaagtaatgtctctgctttttaatatgctatctaggttggtcatcactttccttccaaggagtaagtgtcttttaatttcatggctgcagtcaccatctgcagtgattttggagccccccaaaataaagtctgacactgtttccactgtctccccatctatttcccatgaagtgatgggcccagatgccatgatcttagttttctgaatgttaagctttaagccaactttttcactctcctctttcactttcatcaagaggctttttagttcaccttcaccttctgccataagggtggtgtcatctgcatatctgagattattgatatttctcccggtaatcttgattccagcttgtgcttcatccagcccagcgtttctcatgatgtactcttcatattagttaaataagcagggtgacaatatacagccttgacatactcctttcccgatttcgaaccagtctgttgttccatgtccagtcctaactgttgcttcctgacctgcatacaggtttctcaaagaaGACTACAAATAATaatggtgtggagaaaaaagaagagacctacattgttggtgggaatgtaaattggtgcagccactatggaaaacagtatggagtttcctccaaaaaactaaaaatagaattggcatatgatctggcaattccacttctgagtatatgtccagacaaaactatagttcaaaaagatacatgcaattctatgttccttgcagcactattcacagtagccaagacatggaaacaattaacagatgaatggataaagaagatgtggtacacatattcaatggaatactactcagccataaaaagaatgaaataaagtcatttccagcaacagggatggacctaTAGATTATCCTACAAAagtcagaaaaggagaaataccatatgatatcccatataggtggaatctaaaatatgacaccacTCTAACTCTTTTACATcctgctttcatttaaaaaaattgaggtgagatttatgtaacataaaattatCCCTTTTAAAGGGAATAATTAAgtggtatttcagttcagtccagtccctcagtcgtgtccgactttttgggaccccatgagccacagcacgccaggcctccctgtccatcaccaactcctagagtccacccaaagccatgtccattgagttggtgatgccatccaactatctcatcctccgtgatccccttctcctcctgtcctcaatccttcccagcatcagggtcttttcaaatgagtcagctcttcgcgtcagggggccaaagtattggagtttcagcttcaacatcagtccttccaatgaatattcaggactgatttcctttaggatggactggttggatctccttgcagtccaagggactctcaagagtcttctccaacaccacagttcaaaagcatcaattcttcggcactcagctttctttatagtccaactgtcacatccatacatgacctctggaaaaaccatagccttgactagatggacctttgttgacaaagtaatgtctctgcttttcaatatactgtctaggtaggacataactttccttccaaggagtaagcatcttttaatttcatggctgcagtcaccatctgcagtgattttggagcccagaaaaataaagtcagctactgtttccactgtttccccatctatttgccatgaagtgatgggaccagatgccatgatcttagttttctgaatgttgagctttaagtggTATTTAGGATATTCAAAATGTCATGCAACTACCACCTCCGTCAAGTTCcataacattttcatcaccccaaaggaAACCCTGTATACATTAAGCACTTACTCccccttcctccatccctccagcccctggcaatccCCAACCTGTGTTCTGTCATTAGGGTTTcactttagcataatgtttttgtaGATCTCCACTTTCACGGACCATGGTGATTAGAATGAGCCCATCTGGATAATTCAAGCTATTTTCCCCGGTTATTTTGAGTTGgttagcaatcttaattccatttACAATCTTCCTTTCCCTTTGCCATGTACTGTAACTTATTCCTAGATTCTGGGGGTTAGGACATAGGTATCTTTGGGGGGGGGGTgaggttggtggtggtggtcgtggtggtggttcagacgctcagtcgtgtacgactctttgtgaccccatgactgcagcacaccaggcttccctggtgtccttcgccatctcctggagcttgttcaaactcatgtccatggagtcagtgatgccatccagccatctcatcctctgtcatccccttctcctcctgcctttaacctttcccagcatcagggtcttttctaatgagttgactcttcgaatcaggtggccaaagtattggagcttcagcatcagtctttccaatgaatattcaagactgattttctttaggactgactggtttgatctttttgcagtccaagggactctccagagtcttctccaacataacagttgaaagcatcaattctttgtgctcagctttctttatgctggtggtggtggtgattattCTGCCTATCTTAGGATGGTCAGAATGTGTTGATGCACTGTCTGAACAACTGGAGAATTCTACTTAGCATTCTGACACCAGGAGCAGAGCACAGAGTAATCCAGGGATGGAGTGGATACAGTGCACAGAAGTTGTGAACCTGATGCTCATCCAGAAGGTCTTGGATGAGGAAGAGGGCAAGGATAAGAAGTTAGGAAGGAGTTGATAGTAGGAAAAATGAAGCGGGCTAGGGCAGAGCTCCCTGCACTTTAGTATCTGTTCAATCACAAAAAGTTGAAGCACACATATTCCCAGCCTCTAACTCCAGGTATTCTGGTTTATGGGTGGGATCCAGGAATTTTCCCACAGAATTCTGATACAGCCAGGGGGTGAGTCTGCTCTTGGAGGAATGCTGATGTGATAGGAGTCAGGAATGAAGAGGGCTGGAAGGGTAAGAGGCTATAATCTCACACTAAGATTTTGAAGTTGGAGAGTCCTTGAACCCACTGGAGTCATTCCCACTGTGGGGACTTCACATTGGCTGTGCACTCTGCCTAGCACAAAGCTGTCCAAATGCATAGTTTTAAATGTTCCAGCAGCCACATTAAAGAAGGGAAatgggaaaaattaattttaatagcatATTCTAGTAACTCAATATAGCCAAAACATTATCATTTAATATATAATTACTATaaaattattgaatattttacATTCCTATCTAGGTCTTTAAAATGTTGAGTGTATTTCATGTTTGCATCACATCTCAATTTGGACCCAGTACCTCTCAGGTGCTCATTAGCAGCATTTGGCCTATGACCACCATTTTGGCCATCACAGGATGGAATGTTCTCCCTCCATTTCTTTGTCTGGTTGGCTTCATCCCATCCAGGTCTCTGcccagagaggccttccctggcTCTGCAGTCCAAACCAGCTACTTCTACTCCTAacactgctttcttttcttcagagACTCTTCACTAACTggtattttttcagttatttgttgGCTTGTTATCTGCCTCGCCACAGGATATAAATCCCATGAGGGCAAAGACCTGTCTGTCTGCTTTGGTGCAGTATCCCCAGCAATGACATCATGTCCACAGTGGactctcaacaaatatttgttgaatgactttGAAGATCCCAGGTATGTCATTTGTCATGGCTGAAGCCAGTGTTCATTCACTGGGATGTAGGGGGAGGGGGGCCAAGCAGGAAGAGCCTTATGCGGGAAATAAGGTGGGAGAAAGCCAGCCCCAAAGCTTCATGCACGTTAAAAGGCTTACTCTTAGATGTTATGTTAGAGACTGGGTTTCTTTCCAGCTGTGACTTGGCTGTGTGTTGACTCAACTGCTGGCTTATCCGGTTCTGTGAGAAAACGTTTCACCAAGTGTCACTTTTGCCTGGCACCAGTAGATGGGGCAGTATCATAAAAAACAATCCATGCAGTTTCTAGCCATGCAGTTTTGGTCAGCCCTTGCCAGCTGACTTTGCTGAGGTCTATTCTGGAACTGTTCTATGTCTCGGGTCTACACAGTGTGTGTCTTACACATCGGTGTGCTCATATTTGCCTAAAACTTCTCTGTCCTCCCAGGTTGAAAATAAGCTCACCAAGAAGATAGCCCAGGAGCAGCTCTGTGAGCCTGTGGATCTGGGACACTGGGTCTGCTGGAAAGCCTGGCCCACCAGTGGAGTCCTCCCTGCTGCTGTGAGCCACTGGTTTCTCTGCCACTGCACGAAACCCAAGGAGGTGCCTCTCGTGGAGGATGAGACAAGCCCGACCTCCCATCACCAGCACCTCTACTTCCTCCCTAAACCCTTCTGATCCTTGgttgttgttcattgttgtttagtcactaagttgtgtccgactccatgactccatggactatagcatgccaggctcctctgtcctccgctgtctcctggagtttgctcaaattcatgtccattcagtcggtggtgctatctaaccatctcatcctcttgccgcccccttctccttttgccttccatctttcccagcatcagggtcttttccaacgagttggcttttcgcatcaggtggccaaagtatcggagcctatcagcttcagcatcaatcccgcattagaatattcagggttgatttcctttaggattgactggtttgatcttgtaatccaagggactctcaagagtcttctcctgcaccgcaatttgaaagcatcaattcttcagcactcagctttctttatggtccaattctcacatcagtacatgactactggaaaaaccatagctttgactatatggacctttgtcggcaaagtgagatctctgctttttaatgtgttgtcaaggtttgccatagctttccttccaatgagcaaatgtcttaattttcatggttgcagtcaccgtccacagtgattttggagccgaggaaaataaaatctgtcactgcttccacttttccccttctatttgccatgaagtgatgggactagatgccatgatcttagtatttgaatgttaagttttaaggcagctttttcactctcctttttcaccctcatcaagaggctctttagttcctctttgctttctgccatcaatgtggtatcatctgcatatctgaagttgttgatattcctcctggcaatcttgattccagtttgtgcttcatccaacctggcatttcgcatgatatactctgcatatacgttaaataagcagggtgacaatatacagccttgtaatCCTTGGCTCTCTGAGTAATTTGGAAATGTTAACTGCTTGAACATGATGTCTGCTTCTGTAAAGTCTAGACTTTGAGATATGGACCAGTTAAAGGTCACTTAGCACAAGTTAATTTGGTGTGTtttttataggattttttttttgtttggatcACTTACTCTTTCTACTTCATTGCCACTATAAGATATTCCAGAAATGCAAGCAGAAGAGGAAATAACCTTGGCTTAAGTGGCTTATTACAGTCCTAACCAGCTCCTTCCAACACCTTGCCTCCATTAACCTATCAGTGCAGTTGAGGGATAAGTCATTATAGCTCTGGTCTAATGACATCCTGGGCCCAGCCAGCCATGAAAAGGCCATTCCTTCTCTCAGAGACTAGGGGAGCCCAGAAAGCATGATCAGGAGAATTCCTTGTTTGATCAGgaaattttcctctttcacttaaaaatctatttaatttattttgttttggctgccctgggtctttgctgctagatgcaggctttctctagttgtggacagCAGGGGCTATTCTGTGGTTGCAGTGTGATCTTCTCATTgccggggcttctcttgttgcggagcacaggctgtagggcacgtgggcctcagtagctgtggcacatgggcttagttgtcctgtggcatgtagaatcttcccagacaagggatcaaacccatgtcccctgcattgtcaggtggattcttaaccactgaaccaccatgaAAGCTCTCCTCTTTCCTTGTTATTAAATGCCATCCTAAactgcacatgtgcatgcatttTTATGTTCTATGTTTGCTATATCTGGAAAGTCCTTTAACTCTTTCCTGCTTGGTGACGTCCCGCTTGTTTTAAACATAACCACCTCTGTGGAACCTTCTTTGATTTTCCTAGTGACAAAGAATCTTTTCTTCTTCCAGCTTCTCAGAGTACTCTGGGATCTTCGCAGGGCATTTGATCCATTCCATCTTCTTGTTTACATGcatgtttcattcatttattcaacaattaagtggtgccaggcactggggcagACAGGGTGCTCTCATACAATTTACATTCCAGCAGAAGCCCAGAGTTGGGTGAAGTTTATATCCTTCACTGGACTGGGAGTTTCTTGGAGACAGGAATTAGGTCTGTCAGCTCCCACTTCAGGGCCTGGTACCAAAAGGTACTCAGGAAAGTTAGTTAAACTGAAATTCAGTACCAATGACTCTAGAAAATTGggtcgtggctcagctggtaaagaatctgcccgcaatgtgggagacctgggtttgatccctgggttgggaagatccctggagaaggaaaaggctacccacttcagtattctggcctggagaattccatgggcatacagttcatggggtcacaaagagtcggacacgactgagtgaatttcacttacTTTCAAAGAAACGTTAAAAGTTAGCAAAAATAGAGGGCCAGAGAATCTCCAGGAGGGATTACGGTTGTACTGACATCAGGACCTGGTATGAAAGCCAGAGACACCCAGATCCCCAGAAGCCTGGGCCTGGAGAGTGGGAGGGTCTATTGTCCTCCTGTGGGATGAGCTTGGGTGTTCGAAGCAGGGGTATCGGACATTTATTACACATTCCAGCTACAAGTGGTTTTGCTTTGAGTGAGCAGACCATAGAGGAAAGCTGGTTGTTTCAAGAGCCCAGAAATGAGTTACTAACCAAGGGTCAAGCCGGCTAGATGATTAAAGCGACAGTGTCAAGTTGGCACAAGAGAAGAGAATGATTAATGCTAATCATTCTCATGGAGGGTGGGTGGGCATTATTAGAAACAAATAAAAGTCATTTGAATTTTTACTAGGAATTTTCATCCATAATGTGATGGTGATGTAATAAAACTAAATGACTGGCTTGCCAAAGTAAACTGAGTTCTTAACCACACACAAGGATTATTTAGAAACTGTATATATCTCAGAAAACTGCTCTCCCGCTTAGGCCCTGACAGAAGGCGGGGCCTCTGCTGGGGGTTAGGAGCTTATTTATCAAATACATACTGTAGTGTTCACTCCAATCATCTTATTACCACTCATCTCTCTTTTCACTGTCTGCTCTTTATCTGTGGAGAAAGGGCTCCAAGAGAGTGAAAGATGTTTTCTTTgcccttctttattttctttgagagTATAaaatcctggggaaaaaaaaatagcacccaGTCATTCTCAGAAAGCTGTCACACACAGAAAGAATTACTATTTCCCCCAACCTTTTTGCATATTATAGTCTAAATCCCACCTTCCACCGCCTCCCCCAGAAGTTTCGATGGAGACATACATTTATTCAGTGAGTTGCAATTCAGCCTGGGGGTGGAGTGTCAGAATTCAAGTTGCTTTTCCTGCGGGGTAATCCCAGGTCTTGGCGATTTCTGTAGATATAGGGGATATTGGTAAATTTGGGATGAAATTGCCAGACTGGATCGGTCTCCCCTTTCCCCCAACCAATGGCTGCAACCAGATTCCTTTAAAAGATCGGTAAACCGCGGGGCGTCCAAGCCTGAAACTGATCCTTGTCTCAGCTCCTCCCCTGTCCCCGCGCGGCGAATGGTTCGTGCCGGCCTATATTTACCCGAGATCTTGCTCTCGGACGGCAAGGATGTGAGGCTGGCTAGGCAGCTACCGCTCGTGGCACCGGAGGGGGCGCGCTGCAAAGGCTGGCAGCCGAGCCAGGGGATCCCGGGAGCCCAGTCAGACACCCTCCGGAGAAAAGAAATGAGGTAGCGACCGTCCTGGGAGTCGACCATGCGCACGCCTGGCCCTCGGAGCCCCGCGCTGCCCCGGCCGAGCCAGCCCTAACAGTGAGCCGCGGAGCCCGAGTCCCCGGCGTCCTGCCTGTGGGAAGATGCAGTGAGCCACGGGGGGACTGCTGCGCGGGGCCCGCCGCGGCCATCCGGACCCACCATCGGAGCGCACTTGGGGCAAGCAACTGCTTCTGGGACCTGCTCACCCGAGGGGCTCTCTGCCTCCAGCACCCCTTGGAGGTGGGGAGTACCGACCCCTGGGTACACTCGCGGTTGAGTTTCCGCGGTTTCTGGCCCTAGcgactgtgtgtgtgagtgtgagagggGGGCCCTTTTCACCTTCGCCGAGGAGTTCTTGCGTATTCTCGCACCATCCCGGCTGCTTTTGCTGGGGGCTTTCTCATTTATTTGCACGcgcacatctctttttttctaaagACGTTTTCCGCTCCACTCTTGTGCTGTCTTTCTCTCATTTTGCTTGCCTAAGACTCTTTGCCCTGATCCTGCTCAGGCTGGGATAAATCTGTGTGCTCCTTCCCGCCTCCCCATTGCAgttaaatcttaaaatattcGACCCCTACCTCTTTTGCTGGGTTTTCGAGCCTTATacacccccacacccccgcccccactccgGACTGGGCCACTCCCAGCAGAGTTTTATTTTTCGGTCTTGCCCCGGCCGAGCCCGGCTGGGGCGGGTGGCTCAGCCGGGCTCTCAACCGgcgctccgccgccgccgcccagcTGCGCGGGGGCGCCCTCCGGAGATGCTGccgtggaagaagcacaagttcgAGCTGCTGGCCGAGGCGCCGCCACGGCAGGCGTCCAAGCCCAAGGGCTACGCGGTGAGCCTGCACTACTCGGCGCTCAGCTCGCTAGCGAGGGCGTGCCCCGAAGGCGCGCTCAGCCGGGTGGGAAGCATGTTCCGCTCCAAGCGCAAGAAACTGCACATCACCAGCGAGGACCCCACTTACACTGTGCTCTACCTGGGCAATGCCACCACCATCCAGGCGCGCGGCGACGGCTGCACCGACCTAGCGGTGGGCAAGATCTGGAGCAAGAGCGAGGCGGGCCGTCAGGGCACCAAGATGAAGCTGACTGTGAGTGCGCAGGGCATCCGCATGGTGCACGCCGAGGAGCGCGCGCTGCGGCGCCCGGGCCACCTGTACCTGCTGCACCGTGTTACCTACTGCGTGGCGGACGCGCGACTGCCCAAGGTCTTCGCCTGGGTGTACCGGCACGAGCTCAAGCACAAGGCGGTCATGCTGCGCTGTCACGCGGTACTCGTGTCGAAGCCCGAGAAGGCGCAGGCCATGGCCCTGCTGCTCTACCAGACGTCGGCCAACGCTCTGGCGGAATTTAAACGGCTCAAGCGGCGGGACGACGCGCGTCACCAGCAGCAGGAGCTGGTGGGCGCTCACACCATCCCGCTAGTGCCGCTGCGCAAGCTGCTCCTCCACGGACCCTGCTGCTACAAACCGCCGGTGGAGCGCAGCCGAAGTGCGCCCAAGCTCGGCTCCATCACCGAGGACCTGCTCGGCGAACAGCAggagcaggagctgcaggaggaagaggaagaggagcacGCGGAGGGTTGccccgaggaggaggaggaccgaGCCGGGGAGGGGGAGCCGGCCGAGC
This window of the Dama dama isolate Ldn47 chromosome 19, ASM3311817v1, whole genome shotgun sequence genome carries:
- the FAM43A gene encoding protein FAM43A, coding for MLPWKKHKFELLAEAPPRQASKPKGYAVSLHYSALSSLARACPEGALSRVGSMFRSKRKKLHITSEDPTYTVLYLGNATTIQARGDGCTDLAVGKIWSKSEAGRQGTKMKLTVSAQGIRMVHAEERALRRPGHLYLLHRVTYCVADARLPKVFAWVYRHELKHKAVMLRCHAVLVSKPEKAQAMALLLYQTSANALAEFKRLKRRDDARHQQQELVGAHTIPLVPLRKLLLHGPCCYKPPVERSRSAPKLGSITEDLLGEQQEQELQEEEEEEHAEGCPEEEEDRAGEGEPAEPEAEAKRALVVAMHFECGDLLDTLESGREEALGGGGVSAGPEAGSSPLLLGSTSDMRAELSQLINDLGELSFGNDVRSLQADLRVTRLLSGESTGSESSIEGGGPDANTATAGDPSGPADCASPDEPHSG